One window of Cryptobacterium curtum DSM 15641 genomic DNA carries:
- the hypF gene encoding carbamoyltransferase HypF: protein MTEALNIHVTGIVQGVGFRPFVYRLARKHHLCGWVLNGVDGVRIHAEGSQSDLDHFALAIADEAPAAAKVERVLLDPASVESFETFEIRFSDDTDTTSTTLVSPDLATCDDCLYELFDPADRRFHYPFINCTNCGPRFTITRELPYDRANTSMGPFKMCPDCAAEYADPADRRFHAQPDACFECGPHISWWVSPSATDRVAGMLANQESWASDASDWAPTYDQRKIGRNQVQSDAIIAACIAVLTAGGIVAIKGLGGFHLACDATNEQAIAELRRRKRRPGKPLACMVATLDKARALCQTTQEEEALLSSPARPIVLLRKRSDVSFATGLSDGLSEMGLMLPATPLQHLILRAFGGMLVMTSGNVHDEPIQTDDARAAHVLADVADAFVGNDRPILERYDDSVVRVAFIDADDSIVQMIRRARGFAPQPVPLPKDTPDECVFATGPEQKNTLALTRPGEAFVSQHIGDMENAQTNDAWLEAAAAFKRLFHLTPSRVICDMHPEYLTSKWALAQDLPVVRVQHHHAHIASVLAENALEGPALGFAFDGTGYGVDGAIWGGEVLLADLSSFERFANFSYFPLPSGAGAITHPPRCAYGVLWAFDLLDHPGAASALSALGETADLCAQMIDRGVNCPQTSSVGRLFDAASALLGLCTEARYEGEGACLLEAAIDYSADDAVVDSVVRRAASNCDTPDLDSAHANAVVNSAVDSTAEADKSAITHRYRVDIVKNAATEQSTAQDTAVLLLDAAPLFRALLDDKQAQVATGVIARRFHDAIVRAIVQMAQLGEALYGVRQTALSGGVFMNRYLLEQTVSALSAAGYAVALNRDLPPNDGCISYGQAVVGLHTK, encoded by the coding sequence ATGACCGAAGCGCTCAACATTCATGTGACCGGTATTGTACAAGGGGTAGGTTTCCGTCCGTTTGTGTACCGACTGGCTCGCAAGCATCATCTGTGCGGCTGGGTGCTCAACGGTGTTGATGGAGTACGTATTCATGCGGAAGGAAGTCAATCTGACCTTGACCATTTTGCCCTCGCTATTGCCGATGAAGCACCGGCAGCAGCGAAGGTTGAACGGGTACTTTTAGACCCGGCTTCCGTTGAGAGTTTTGAAACGTTCGAAATTCGCTTTTCAGACGATACCGACACAACGAGTACAACGCTGGTCTCGCCCGATTTAGCGACATGCGATGACTGTCTATACGAGCTGTTTGACCCCGCTGACCGTCGTTTCCATTATCCTTTTATTAATTGTACGAACTGCGGTCCACGTTTTACGATTACGCGTGAGTTGCCCTACGATCGGGCAAATACCAGTATGGGACCGTTCAAGATGTGCCCAGACTGTGCGGCTGAGTATGCTGACCCCGCTGATCGTCGCTTTCATGCGCAACCCGATGCTTGCTTTGAGTGCGGCCCGCATATCAGCTGGTGGGTTTCTCCTTCAGCAACCGATAGAGTGGCGGGCATGCTTGCAAACCAAGAAAGCTGGGCGTCAGACGCAAGCGACTGGGCACCTACGTATGACCAGCGAAAGATCGGCCGCAATCAGGTACAAAGCGACGCCATTATTGCAGCCTGTATTGCAGTACTCACCGCTGGCGGCATTGTTGCCATTAAAGGGCTCGGCGGGTTTCACCTGGCCTGTGATGCCACAAACGAACAAGCTATTGCTGAATTACGCCGTCGTAAGCGTCGTCCGGGAAAGCCGCTTGCTTGTATGGTTGCGACGCTCGACAAAGCGCGGGCGCTTTGTCAGACAACCCAAGAGGAAGAAGCGCTGCTCTCATCGCCTGCACGGCCTATTGTATTGTTGCGTAAGCGTTCAGATGTCTCCTTCGCCACAGGTCTTTCCGATGGGCTATCCGAAATGGGTCTGATGCTTCCCGCCACACCGCTGCAGCATCTGATTCTGCGCGCATTCGGCGGCATGCTTGTGATGACATCGGGCAATGTGCATGACGAGCCCATCCAAACTGACGATGCGCGTGCCGCTCATGTTCTTGCCGACGTTGCTGATGCATTTGTCGGTAACGATCGCCCTATCTTGGAACGGTACGACGATTCAGTGGTGCGGGTTGCGTTCATTGACGCTGATGATTCGATAGTCCAGATGATTCGCCGTGCGCGTGGCTTTGCTCCGCAACCGGTTCCCCTGCCCAAAGACACGCCTGATGAATGTGTGTTTGCAACTGGCCCCGAACAGAAGAACACGCTTGCTCTCACGCGCCCCGGCGAGGCATTTGTTTCTCAGCATATTGGTGATATGGAAAATGCACAGACCAACGATGCATGGCTTGAAGCCGCTGCGGCATTCAAGCGGCTGTTCCATTTAACACCAAGCCGTGTGATATGCGATATGCATCCCGAATACCTTACGAGCAAGTGGGCGCTGGCGCAGGATCTTCCGGTGGTGCGGGTGCAGCATCATCATGCCCATATTGCTTCGGTACTGGCAGAAAATGCCCTCGAAGGCCCCGCGCTCGGGTTTGCTTTCGATGGCACCGGTTATGGCGTTGATGGTGCTATCTGGGGTGGGGAAGTGCTGCTTGCCGATCTGTCGTCGTTTGAACGTTTTGCAAACTTTTCCTATTTCCCCCTCCCCTCAGGAGCAGGGGCTATTACCCATCCACCGCGTTGCGCATATGGTGTCCTGTGGGCATTTGATTTGCTTGATCATCCGGGCGCTGCTTCAGCTCTGTCTGCCTTGGGGGAGACAGCCGATCTGTGTGCGCAGATGATCGATCGCGGGGTTAATTGCCCGCAGACTTCGTCGGTGGGACGCCTGTTCGATGCAGCAAGTGCACTGCTGGGTCTTTGCACAGAAGCCCGTTACGAAGGGGAAGGGGCTTGTCTGTTGGAGGCAGCTATTGACTACTCGGCAGATGATGCGGTGGTTGATTCAGTAGTAAGGAGGGCAGCAAGCAATTGCGATACGCCCGACTTAGATTCTGCGCACGCCAATGCGGTGGTTAATTCGGCAGTCGATTCGACAGCAGAGGCAGATAAATCTGCTATAACACATCGGTATCGCGTTGATATCGTGAAGAACGCGGCGACAGAACAAAGCACCGCACAGGACACGGCGGTGCTTCTGCTTGATGCCGCACCACTCTTCCGTGCTTTACTTGATGACAAGCAGGCACAGGTGGCAACAGGTGTGATTGCTCGGCGATTCCACGATGCAATCGTACGGGCAATCGTGCAGATGGCGCAGCTTGGCGAAGCTCTTTATGGCGTGCGTCAAACGGCACTGTCTGGCGGTGTTTTCATGAATCGATACCTCTTGGAGCAGACGGTTTCTGCGCTGTCGGCTGCCGGTTATGCGGTGGCACTTAACCGCGATTTACCGCCCAACGATGGCTGCATCTCCTATGGACAAGCAGTGGTAGGATTACATACAAAGTAG
- a CDS encoding HypC/HybG/HupF family hydrogenase formation chaperone, with translation MCLAIPAQITQRKEDNMAEVNIMGVTRDISIDLTPDAAEGDYVLVHAGFAIEVVDPQFAEETLDLVKQFPDMVAEEVPEAVLG, from the coding sequence ATGTGCTTGGCTATTCCAGCGCAGATTACGCAGCGCAAAGAAGACAACATGGCTGAAGTCAACATTATGGGTGTCACCCGAGACATTTCCATCGATCTGACTCCTGATGCAGCCGAAGGCGATTATGTTCTTGTTCATGCGGGTTTCGCTATTGAAGTGGTTGATCCTCAGTTTGCCGAGGAAACCCTCGATTTGGTAAAACAATTCCCCGACATGGTTGCCGAAGAAGTACCCGAAGCGGTGCTGGGTTAG
- the hypD gene encoding hydrogenase formation protein HypD encodes MARNLPDNILARDLSRFKDPDLARGLIASIEELAPVSCNLMEVCGTHTVAIARNGIRAIMPEGTRLLSGPGCPVCVTANKDIDTVIALTRIPEVTVATFGDMTRVPGSTSSLLAEKAAGRSVEIVYSPLDALTFAQEHPERQVVFVGVGFETTTPLVSMAIKRAHVLNLSNFTVFVAHKNMPGALETIVADPSLKVDALILPGHVSTVTGIRCYEFLAHDYGVPGVVTGFEPVDVLQGIAMLMRQLREGRAEIEIAYTRGVRPEGNQVALAAIDEVFETCTATWRGLGPIPDSGYAIREKYRAFDAVARFQPVVEKTVEHAGCRCGDILRGAQSPDECPLFGKVCTPENPIGPCMVSSEGSCAAYYRYYR; translated from the coding sequence ATGGCACGTAATTTGCCTGACAACATTCTTGCCCGCGATCTATCCCGCTTTAAAGATCCCGATCTTGCACGGGGTTTGATTGCGTCGATAGAAGAATTGGCGCCTGTGTCCTGCAATTTAATGGAGGTCTGTGGAACCCATACCGTTGCGATTGCACGAAACGGTATTCGTGCGATTATGCCTGAAGGTACCCGATTGCTTTCTGGACCGGGCTGCCCCGTGTGCGTAACCGCCAACAAAGATATCGACACTGTTATTGCACTTACACGTATTCCCGAAGTTACCGTGGCTACGTTTGGCGATATGACGCGCGTGCCAGGATCTACTTCAAGCCTGCTTGCTGAAAAAGCGGCGGGACGATCGGTTGAGATCGTCTATTCGCCGCTTGATGCTCTTACCTTTGCTCAGGAGCATCCAGAGCGGCAAGTGGTGTTCGTTGGGGTTGGGTTTGAAACAACAACACCACTCGTATCTATGGCCATTAAACGAGCACATGTGCTGAATCTATCCAATTTCACCGTGTTTGTGGCACATAAAAATATGCCGGGAGCGCTTGAGACAATTGTGGCTGACCCGTCACTGAAGGTTGATGCGCTTATTTTGCCTGGCCATGTAAGCACGGTGACAGGTATTAGGTGTTACGAATTCCTTGCTCATGATTATGGTGTGCCGGGTGTGGTCACGGGGTTTGAACCAGTTGACGTACTGCAAGGTATTGCCATGCTTATGCGGCAGTTGCGCGAAGGGCGCGCTGAAATTGAGATCGCCTATACACGCGGTGTGCGTCCTGAAGGAAACCAAGTTGCGCTTGCCGCTATCGACGAAGTGTTCGAAACATGTACGGCTACCTGGCGTGGATTAGGTCCTATTCCAGACAGTGGATATGCGATTCGCGAAAAGTACCGAGCCTTTGATGCAGTTGCGCGGTTTCAGCCTGTTGTAGAAAAAACAGTTGAACATGCGGGGTGTCGCTGCGGAGACATTCTGCGTGGAGCACAGTCACCTGATGAATGCCCACTGTTTGGAAAAGTATGCACGCCGGAAAATCCTATCGGTCCCTGCATGGTATCGAGCGAGGGTAGTTGCGCTGCCTATTATCGATACTATCGGTAA
- a CDS encoding PH domain-containing protein, with protein sequence MSSLPQNKLDPRIKNVWRCNDAFWIIILTAICAAVCKMVTLEPQARAIGEAGFTLVLVLGVIALVIWLFVLPPIRFIRWRYEITPEYLDIARGIIWRKRVVIPFIRVQNTDTRQGPLLRLFGLASVTVSTAAGEHEIPGLSFTAAEELRNRAAELARLAREDV encoded by the coding sequence ATGAGTTCGCTACCTCAAAACAAGCTCGATCCACGCATTAAGAATGTATGGCGCTGCAATGATGCTTTCTGGATCATAATTCTTACGGCGATTTGTGCTGCAGTTTGCAAAATGGTCACTCTTGAGCCACAGGCGCGTGCAATCGGCGAAGCCGGCTTTACCCTGGTGCTTGTGCTGGGGGTCATTGCTCTGGTGATATGGCTTTTTGTATTGCCACCTATTCGCTTTATACGCTGGCGTTATGAAATTACGCCGGAGTACTTGGACATTGCGCGCGGTATTATCTGGCGCAAACGTGTTGTCATCCCCTTTATTCGCGTGCAGAATACCGATACCCGTCAAGGTCCGCTGTTGCGTTTGTTTGGCTTGGCGAGTGTGACGGTGTCGACAGCGGCCGGTGAACACGAGATTCCCGGGCTCAGCTTTACGGCAGCCGAGGAACTGCGCAATCGCGCGGCCGAGCTGGCTCGCTTAGCACGCGAAGACGTGTAG
- a CDS encoding PH domain-containing protein, with translation MAQNSPGVQPNGMPQSTLTSTFTTGQRQHVHGSYIWLMPLTQLFAIIFVALMANLASVSALFNSFGRNSLVATSALSFLFIGGIIIIPLLIYGLLVALAYWAYRNLSFVFDEGEFSLYSGIIVKKRVHVPYARVQSVNHHATVIQRIFGICTVAIDTAGGAANKAVRIPYVSLSVAERLRSELFLRKAVALEQMAGGSAASQQAPAVQQVPVPSAASDTSAASAVSAAISTPGVSSGASSAGAVATLAADTSSAQVAIPTYGSAAIDASGRPVPPTEQIRQHTESVQVGNGAQASNVLDDTVGDIATFRGMFGGAIGGLETVSYEHGLSNGQLLMASLSSSGMPMVIAIMSVIGFVTAFTGASALPLGLFALVVLIGGLGGMLQVIFSYGGFKVRRRGSRIEVEQGLLQRQFSGIDIARVQSISVRQTFFRRLIGYCEVSLGRIDALESNQQKKGSSANLSRGLVVHPFVKLSQVENILAGLTPELIDIPRIDQLVKPPRRALRRALIRRCIWRNGWVPAAIALIVALACLSVLRNSIGMNIAYTIDYTMTDMLLEAGASTSVTMLILDLLTKIIGAFLGLCLILTALQAVGAFLWYRHSGFACTKHVAAIRNDGLSSEFTMIPREKLQYAGTCSNPFQRFSQVASIEATTAAGVTKTVVRLWDVRADDAQRWLEWMHPRTGTAFSIEQITAQDGINRSA, from the coding sequence ATGGCGCAGAATAGCCCAGGTGTTCAGCCTAACGGAATGCCGCAATCCACTTTGACAAGCACGTTCACGACCGGGCAGCGCCAGCATGTGCATGGCAGCTACATCTGGTTAATGCCTCTGACGCAACTATTCGCCATTATCTTTGTTGCCCTTATGGCTAACTTAGCAAGCGTTTCGGCGTTGTTTAATAGTTTTGGCCGAAATTCCCTTGTGGCGACATCTGCACTGAGTTTTCTGTTTATTGGTGGAATTATTATCATTCCACTTCTGATATATGGGCTGCTCGTAGCTCTTGCCTACTGGGCGTATCGGAATCTGTCATTCGTGTTTGACGAAGGAGAATTCAGCCTGTATTCAGGCATCATCGTAAAGAAACGCGTGCATGTACCGTATGCGCGCGTGCAATCAGTTAACCATCATGCTACTGTCATCCAACGCATTTTTGGTATTTGTACGGTTGCTATCGACACGGCAGGTGGAGCGGCCAATAAGGCAGTTCGTATTCCCTATGTGTCGTTGAGCGTAGCGGAACGTTTGCGGTCTGAACTGTTTCTGCGCAAGGCTGTAGCACTTGAACAGATGGCAGGGGGGTCTGCGGCTTCTCAGCAGGCGCCAGCTGTTCAACAGGTACCCGTTCCCTCGGCAGCATCTGATACTTCGGCGGCATCTGCTGTATCTGCTGCAATTTCTACGCCGGGGGTATCCTCTGGCGCTTCTTCTGCGGGAGCAGTGGCAACTTTAGCTGCGGATACTTCATCTGCTCAGGTGGCCATCCCAACGTATGGAAGTGCTGCCATTGATGCAAGTGGTCGTCCCGTTCCTCCAACCGAACAAATCCGACAGCATACTGAAAGCGTTCAAGTGGGCAATGGTGCTCAAGCAAGCAATGTGCTCGACGATACCGTGGGCGACATTGCCACTTTTCGCGGTATGTTTGGCGGTGCAATCGGCGGCTTGGAAACGGTCTCCTACGAGCATGGGCTCAGCAATGGCCAGCTGCTTATGGCAAGCCTGTCGAGCAGTGGGATGCCGATGGTCATCGCGATTATGTCTGTCATTGGTTTTGTCACTGCCTTCACGGGAGCGAGTGCTCTGCCGCTTGGTCTGTTTGCTCTTGTAGTGCTTATTGGTGGCTTAGGCGGCATGTTGCAGGTCATTTTTTCGTATGGCGGATTCAAGGTACGTCGTCGGGGCAGCCGCATCGAGGTTGAACAAGGGCTGCTTCAGCGGCAGTTTTCAGGTATTGATATTGCCCGCGTACAGTCGATATCGGTCCGTCAGACCTTCTTCCGCCGTTTGATTGGCTACTGCGAAGTATCACTTGGTCGTATCGATGCACTGGAAAGTAATCAGCAGAAGAAAGGGTCTTCGGCCAATCTTTCACGAGGCTTGGTAGTGCATCCATTCGTCAAGCTTAGTCAGGTAGAGAATATTCTTGCAGGGCTTACTCCTGAATTAATCGACATTCCACGCATTGATCAGCTCGTCAAGCCTCCTCGGCGTGCCCTGCGCCGCGCACTTATTCGGCGCTGTATCTGGCGTAATGGATGGGTGCCGGCTGCGATTGCCCTTATCGTGGCACTAGCTTGTCTTTCAGTTCTGCGCAATTCGATTGGTATGAACATTGCGTATACTATTGATTACACGATGACTGACATGTTGTTAGAAGCAGGTGCCTCAACCTCTGTCACCATGCTGATACTGGATCTTCTTACCAAGATTATTGGGGCCTTCCTGGGGCTCTGTCTTATTCTTACTGCATTGCAGGCAGTTGGAGCATTCCTTTGGTATCGACATTCAGGGTTTGCATGTACCAAACACGTTGCAGCCATTCGCAACGATGGTCTTTCGAGTGAATTTACGATGATTCCGCGTGAAAAACTCCAGTATGCGGGAACGTGTTCGAATCCGTTTCAACGGTTTTCTCAGGTGGCAAGCATCGAAGCGACGACTGCTGCGGGTGTTACGAAAACCGTGGTGCGTCTTTGGGATGTACGTGCAGACGATGCGCAGCGGTGGCTTGAATGGATGCACCCTCGCACCGGGACAGCTTTTTCCATTGAACAGATTACCGCGCAGGATGGTATCAATCGTTCTGCCTAG